In the genome of Streptomyces sp. SAI-127, the window ACGTGGCGTCCTGCCTGAAGAGGGAGGAGCCGTCGTTGCGGTCGGCCCGCAGGACGAAGTCGCGGTGGCGCAGGTACTTGCCGTCGTGGGTGGTGAAGGAGTAACAGGAGCTGTTCGCCAGGCCCTTGACCTGGGTGAAGGTGGCGTCCTCGCGGAATTCCGAGCCGCCGACCGGGTCCAGGCCCACATAGCCGTCGTCCACGTGCCAGTACCGGGCGGGGTAGTTGACCGAGCGGACCGAGCGGTAGGTCACGGAAGGGCGCGGCTTCGACGAACTGCCCTTGGACGCCGTGGACTTGGGCGGCTTCGGGTTGGCCGTGACCGTGGCGGTGGGTTCGGATCCCTGCTGCCGGGGACTCCGGGGCGTGGGGGACACCGACGAGAGGCCGCTGTCGCCCGGCGGAGGCGTGGTGACCGCGGGGGGCTGCGAGGAGAAGGAGATCAGGCCGGATCCCTCGTCCCGCGCGGTTTTCGACGGTCCGCCGGTTTCGTTGTCCGTGGCGGCTATCGCCGCCACACAGGCGACGATCGTGGCCACCGCCAACGCTCCGGCGAGATAGAGCCGTCGGGTGCCGGGCGTGCGGGAGGTGTCCAACGTCCAGCCGTTCTCCCAGGGGCGGTCCTGGGGCGGCCGGGACTTGTCTTCGGGCATGCGCTGTTCCTCCGGCGCGGCGCGAGGCGACGTGCCGCTGCTGTGGTGGCGCGGTATGTGAATGGTGAAACACAAGTGGTTCCGGGGGAACACTAGTGGTTACCGGCGGTCCCGAGCAGCCCTTTGAACCGGCTGGTTTCCACATTCCTCTCTCAGTGGGCTCTCGGCTGATGGTCGATCAGATACGACGCTGCGCCGCCATGTTGGGGGAACGGCTGCTGAGCGGTGGCTGCGGACCCGGTTCCGGGCTCCGTTATGTACGCTTGTACACATGGGATACCTGCTGCTCGCCGGAGCCATCGCCGCCGAGGTCGGAGCGACCACGGCCATGAAGTACACCGAGGGCTTCAGCCGGCTCGGGCCCTCGCTGCTGACCGTGCTGGGGTACGTCCTCTCCTTCGCGCTGCTGGCCCAGACGCTCAAGTCGGTGTCGGTCGGCACCGCCTACGCGATCTGGGCCGGGGTGGGCACCGCGGCCATCGCCGGCATCGGGATGCTCTTCCTCGGGGAGGGGATGACGGCCACCAAGGCCGCCGGGATCGCGCTGATCATCGTGGGGGTCGTGGTGCTGAACCTGGGCGGGGCGCACTGATGGCCCGGCGGCACGACCCCGAGCGCCGGCAGCGGATCATCGACGCGGCCATCCGGGTCGTGGGGGAGAAGGGGCTCGCGGGGCTCAGTCACCGCAGCGCCGCCGCCGAGGCCGATGTGCCGCTCGGTTCGACGACGTACCACTTCAAGAGCCTCGACGAGCTGATGGTCGCCGCGCTGCGCCAGGCCGGCGAGGGCTTCGCCAAGGTGGTCGCCGCGCACGGCGCCCTGGACGACCCCGGCGGTGACCTGGCCACCGACCTCGCCCGGGTGCTCGGCGACTGGCTCGGCGGCGACCGCACCGGCGTCGAGCTGGAGTACGAGCTCTACCTCGCCGCCCTGCGCCGCCCCGCCCTGCGCCCCGTCGCCGCCGAATGGGCCGACGACTTCGCCGAACGCCTCACCCGCCGCACGGACCCGGTCACGGCACGGGCCCTGGTCGCCCTGGCCGACGGGATCTGCCTACAGGTCCTGCTGACCGGGGCGCCGTACGACGAGGGGTACGCACGCGAGGTGCTGGGACGGGTGATCCCCGCCGGCCGCGGGTGATCGCCGCCGGCCGGGTGGTCCCCGCCGACAGCGGGTGGTTGCCGTTGGCCGGGGTGATGCCGGCTGGCCGGGGTGGTCCCCCCTCGGCCCGGGCGGTTTCCGCCGACCGAGGGTGGTCCCCCTCGGCCCGGGGGTCCGCACCGACCGCCGGTGACCCCCGTCGGTCCGGGTGATCCGTGCCGGGCCAGGTGATCTTCTTCTGGGTGTCGCGTGAGGGCGTCCGGGGGGTCGGGGTGCTCGACTCCTGAGACGTCCCGCGCAGGGTTCGCATCGTGTGGCCTGTGCCGGTTAGGTTTCCCTCATGACCGACACGACTGCTCCGCGCACCACCGGCGCCATCGCCGCAGGCCTCGCCACCGTCGCCGCCGACGGCACTGTTCTCGACACCTGGTTCCCCGCCCCCGAACTCTCGAACGAGCCCGGCCCCGCCGGTACCGAGCGGCTGTCGGCCGAGAAGGCCGTCGAACTGCTCGGCGAAGGTGCCGCCAAGGCGATCGGCCCGGACGCCCGCCGTGGCGTCGAGGTGATCGCGGTCCGCACGGTCATCGCCTCCCTCGACGAGAAGCCGCTCGACACGCACGACGCCTACCTGCGTCTGCACCTGCTCTCGCACCGTCTGGTCCAGCCGCACGGCCAGAGCCTGGACGGCATCTTCGGCCTCCTCCCCAACGTCGCCTGGACCTCGCTCGGCCCGGTCGCCGTGGACGAGATCGAGACGGTGCGGCTCAACGCCCGCGCCGAGGGCCTGTACCTCACCGTCACCTCGGTCGACAAGTTCCCGCGCATGACGGACTACGTGGCCCCCAAGGGCGTCCGGATCGCCGACGCCGACCGGGTCCGCCTCGGCGCGCACCTCGCCGCCGGCACCACCGTCATGCACGAGGGCTTCGTCAACTTCAACGCCGGCACGCTCGGCACGTCGATGGTCGAGGGCCGTATCTCCGCCGGCGTCGTGGTCGGCGACGGCTCCGACATCGGTGGCGGCGCGTCGACGATGGGCACGCTCTCCGGTGGCGGCAACGTCCGCATCACCATCGGCGAGCGCTGCCTGATCGGCGCCGAGGCGGGCGTCGGCATCGCGCTCGGCGACGAGTGCGTCGTCGAGGCCGGTCTCTACGTCACCGCGGGCACCCGGGTCACCATGCCCGACGGCCAGATCGTCAAGGCCCGTGAGCTGAGCGGCGCCTCGAACATCCTCTTCCGCCGCAACTCGGTCACCGGCACGGTCGAGGCCCGCCCGAACAACGCGGTCTGGGGCGGCCTCAACGACATCCTGCACAGCCACAACTGAGCCGCTCCCGGCGCCAGAGAAGATCACTTACGGGTTACCCGGCGTGACCTCGGAGGTGTTTCAGCAGATGAACGGGTGGACGCAGAGTCCGATCAGAAGCCGAAACGACGAACGAGGGGTCGAGCGATGAGGAATGTGCGGAAGAGGGCCGTGAGGGGCGGGCTGACGGTGCTGGCGACGGTGTGTCTCGTGCCCGCCGGCAGCGCGCACGCCGACGAGACCAACACCGCCTCGCACAACGGGCCCCGGGTCGGCCTGGTCAACGTCGGCCAGGTCGACGACCCGATGGAGGATGTGCTGGAGCACCTGCTGCTGATCGGCGACGGGTACTCCTGGAACTGACCCGCGACCCCGTGGGGAAGTCGCCGTAGCGGATCGCATTCCGCTACGGCGACTTTTTTCGTGGCGGTGGCATAGCGGCGGGCCACGGCACGCGTCACAAGGGTCGGAGGGGCGGCGCACAGGCGTCGCCGGGGAAGAGAAGGTGACGATGAATGCCGAAGGGCTGGAGAGTTTCCGGGACTTCGTGGACAGCAGGTCGTCCGCCCTGCTGAAGACCGCTGTGCTGCTGTGCGGGGGAGACCAGCACGCCGGTGAGGACCTGTTGCAGAACGCCCTGGTCAAGACGGCCGGGCGGTGGCAGAAGATCGACGAGCCCGAGGCCTATGTGCGGCAGGTCCTCTACCGCCAGCAGGTCAGCCGCTGGCGGCTGAAGTGGCCCCGCCGCGAGGTCAGTGTCGCCGAGCCGCCCGAACCTCCGGGCAGCGGCGAGCCCGGCGCCGACACCGCCGCCGCGGCCGAACTGCGCCTGGTGATGCGCCAGGCCCTCTCCCGGCTCACCGCACGCCAGCGCACCGTCCTGGTGCTGCGCTACTTCGAGGACCTGCCGGAGGCCGACGTGGCGCGGCTGCTCGGCTGCTCCGTCGGCACCGTACGGTCCACCACCCACCGTTCGCTGGACCGGCTGCGGCAGCTCGCGCCCGAACTGGCCGCCCTCGGGCCCGCCCAGGCCGAGCGGCTCGAGTCCCGTGACTACTCGCCCGTGGAGGTGCGTCAGTGAACGTCGACGACATCGTGCGCGACGCCCTGCGCGAGCAGGCCGCCGAACAGCCCCCGGCGGCAGTGGGGTTCGCCGACCGGGTGCTCGCCGTCCGGCGCCGCCGCCGTAACCACAGGATCGCGGCCGCCGCGGTCGTCACGGTGGCCGTGGTCGCCGTCGGGGTCGGGGTGCCGCTGCTGGACTCCGGCAAGCACGACGTACGGCCCTCGGGTGGCGGTGGCGTCGTGGTGGAGAAGAAGACGAAGGCCCACCCCGACCAGTCGCCACCGCGCGAGGAGATCTCCGTCGGGGGCACGACCCTGGCCGGCTACTTCATCCCGGAGACGGTCAAGAAGACCGCGGAGACCGCCGTCTACCAGCGCACCTACCACCTGCTGAACCCGAGGACCGGCAAGTACGCCAAGACCGTGGACTGGTCCTGGGTCGCCGTCGCGCCCGGCGGGAAGACCGCCGCCGTCCTCGAACAGGACCTGCCCGCCTCGCGGATCGGCCTGCTCGATCTGACCACCGGCAAGGTCGAGCGGTGGCTCCCGGTCGAACGCGGGGTCGGCGGGCTCGCCTTCTCCCGCGACGGCCGCAAGCTGGTCGCGACGACGTACACCAAGAATCCCGATCTGCGGGTCAAGTCGAACGGCGGCGACGGCTGGGGCCAGGACTGGACGTCGAGCCGCACCGGCTTCTACGTCCTCGACGTGGCCTCCGGGAAGGGCGCCTGGAGCGAGGTGAAGCTCGCCGACGACGACGGCGAGCTCGCGGGCACCTTCATCAACTCCCGCCAGGACTTCGCCATCACCGACGACGGCCTGCACGTCTGGTCCGGGAACCCCATGGGGGACATCGGCAAGGAGTTCTGGGATCTCAAGGGCAACAAGGTCCCCGCGCCGGCGAACGACAAGTACCTGGAGTGGTTCGTGGACGCGGGGAAGTCGCCGGACGGCAGCCTCGTCGCCGGTGACTTCGCGGGCGAGAAGTGGAAGACCTCCTCCTGGATCGTCGATGCCGCGACCGGCGCGAAGACCGAGGTGCGCGGGCAGCAGCTGCTCGCCTGGGTGGGCAACAAGCAGCTCATCGCCTGGGACATCGGCAGGAACGACAAGAGCGAGTTCCATCAGCGGCTCGTGCTGATCACCATCGGCAGCGACAAGGAGGTTCCGCTCAGCGGCTTCCGGGAGGGGAACGACGGGGACGCCGGACGCTGGGAGCCGGTCTTCGCCCAGCCCTGATCAGGCGGCCACGAGCCGTTCGTACTCCGCCAGCAGCCCGTCGGCCGTCTCTCGGCCGGCGGGCCGCAGCGGGGCGCGGACCGGGCCCGCGGGCAGACCGAGTGCGTGGAGGAGGGCCTTGGCAGTGACCGTGCCGGGCAGGCCCGCCGACATCATCGCCTCGATCAGCGGCGTGGCCCGTTGTTGGAGGCGGGCGGACACGGGGGTGTCGCCCGCCTCGAACGTGTCCAGGATCGCGCGGAGTCGGGCCGGGACCACGTTGGCCACCGTGCTGACGTAGCCCGCCGCGCCCACCGCGTACAGGGCGAGGATGTGCTCGTCGCAGCCCGCGTAGTACGCCAACTCCGTGCGGTTCAGGACCTTCTGGGCGCCGAGGAGGTCGTAGGAACAGTCCTTGACCGCGACGATCCGGGGGTGCTCGGCGAGCCGGATCATCGTCTCCGGTTCGATGCGGGTGCCGGTGCGGCCCGGGATGTCGTAGAGCATGACGGGCAGTCCGGAGGCGTCCGCGATCTCCCGGAAGTGCGCCTCCAGCGCGTCCTGCGGCGGCCTGCTGTAGTAGGGGCTGACCACCAACACCCCTTCCGCGCCCGCCTTTTCGGCCGCGAGGGTCAGCTCCACGGTGTGCCGGGTGTCGAAGGTGCCCACGCCCGCCACGACCGACGCCCGCTCGCCCACCGCCTCCCGTACCGCCGTGACGAGCGCGGCCTTCTCCGCGTCCGTCGTGGTCGGCGACTCGCCCGTGGTGCCGGAGAGGACGAGACCGTCACAGCCCTCCCTCACCAGGTGGTCGGCGAGCGCCTGCGCGCCGTCGAGATCGAGGGCGCCGGCCTCGTCGAAGGGCGTGATCATGGCGCAGAGGGCGCGGCCGAAGGGCGGGGCGGTGGTCGTCATACGCGTAGTCTCGGCACATCGACTGTAAAGCTCCACTTAATTCTTCTACGGTGTACCGGTAAGTGATGCTGCGAAAAGGCCCTATGTCCAAACCGGGCCCGGATGGGTCACCATGGTCAGGACGGTGCACGACCCCTGGTCCTGGAGGCGTCATGAAGCTCGGCAAGGCACTCGCCACCGGAGTCGCGGAGGAGCGGCCGGAGATCCACGACGAGGAGCTCGAGCTCCCCGAGGAGATCAAGGAGCTGAAGGCTCCCGAAGAGGTTCCGGCGGCCCGATGAGGCTGCGGCTTCCGGAGGAACGCCCGACGGAGCCGCCGACCGGATGCAAGATCGCCCACCCGGTGCTGTCCCAGGACGGCACCCGGGCCGGGTTCACCGGTGTGTCGCTCGGCGGCGCGCTGCCGTACGGAGTCCTGGCCGACGCGTCCTGCGTCTACGGCCTGCGGCACCGGGCGCCGAACCGCCGCTGCGACTGCGGCTTCCACTGCGTGCACGACCGCGCGGCGGCCGAGGCACTGCTGTGCACGGCCGAGCACCGTACGGCCGTCCTCCTCGACGTCCTGGTCCTCGGCCGCTACCTCCGCTTCGAGCGCGGCTTCCGCTACGCCCGCCAGCGGGTGCGGACCGCCACCGTCGGGCCCTGCGCCTGCGGCACGGTCGCGGCGGCCCTCGCCGACGCAGACTGGGGCAGACCCGGCTGGCGGGCCCTGGCGCCCTCGTGCGCGGGCTGCCTGCGCGGTCGTACGGCCGTCTCGCTCGCCGGGTTCGCGCGGCTGGCCGGAGAGGGGCTGCGGGTGGTGGCACGGCCCGCCACGGTGCTCACGCATGGTGACATCGGGATGCCCGAGGGTCTCGGGGTGCCCGAACTGGCCGCCGAGGCGGCTCTGTTGCAGGCCAGGCTCGACTGGTTCCAGAGCCAGCTGGCCCGGCTCGGACAGCGCGGCCCGGACGGCGGCCCGCAGGGGTAGCGGGGGCCGGGCCGGGTACCCGGGAGTTCCGAC includes:
- a CDS encoding AbfB domain-containing protein, translated to MPEDKSRPPQDRPWENGWTLDTSRTPGTRRLYLAGALAVATIVACVAAIAATDNETGGPSKTARDEGSGLISFSSQPPAVTTPPPGDSGLSSVSPTPRSPRQQGSEPTATVTANPKPPKSTASKGSSSKPRPSVTYRSVRSVNYPARYWHVDDGYVGLDPVGGSEFREDATFTQVKGLANSSCYSFTTHDGKYLRHRDFVLRADRNDGSSLFRQDATFCPRDSSYSGAKMLESVNYPGYFLRHQNFVVRLERFEYSSQYLADSSFQLVGGLA
- a CDS encoding multidrug efflux SMR transporter; the protein is MGYLLLAGAIAAEVGATTAMKYTEGFSRLGPSLLTVLGYVLSFALLAQTLKSVSVGTAYAIWAGVGTAAIAGIGMLFLGEGMTATKAAGIALIIVGVVVLNLGGAH
- the dapA gene encoding 4-hydroxy-tetrahydrodipicolinate synthase: MTTTAPPFGRALCAMITPFDEAGALDLDGAQALADHLVREGCDGLVLSGTTGESPTTTDAEKAALVTAVREAVGERASVVAGVGTFDTRHTVELTLAAEKAGAEGVLVVSPYYSRPPQDALEAHFREIADASGLPVMLYDIPGRTGTRIEPETMIRLAEHPRIVAVKDCSYDLLGAQKVLNRTELAYYAGCDEHILALYAVGAAGYVSTVANVVPARLRAILDTFEAGDTPVSARLQQRATPLIEAMMSAGLPGTVTAKALLHALGLPAGPVRAPLRPAGRETADGLLAEYERLVAA
- the dapD gene encoding 2,3,4,5-tetrahydropyridine-2,6-dicarboxylate N-succinyltransferase → MTDTTAPRTTGAIAAGLATVAADGTVLDTWFPAPELSNEPGPAGTERLSAEKAVELLGEGAAKAIGPDARRGVEVIAVRTVIASLDEKPLDTHDAYLRLHLLSHRLVQPHGQSLDGIFGLLPNVAWTSLGPVAVDEIETVRLNARAEGLYLTVTSVDKFPRMTDYVAPKGVRIADADRVRLGAHLAAGTTVMHEGFVNFNAGTLGTSMVEGRISAGVVVGDGSDIGGGASTMGTLSGGGNVRITIGERCLIGAEAGVGIALGDECVVEAGLYVTAGTRVTMPDGQIVKARELSGASNILFRRNSVTGTVEARPNNAVWGGLNDILHSHN
- a CDS encoding TetR family transcriptional regulator, with the translated sequence MARRHDPERRQRIIDAAIRVVGEKGLAGLSHRSAAAEADVPLGSTTYHFKSLDELMVAALRQAGEGFAKVVAAHGALDDPGGDLATDLARVLGDWLGGDRTGVELEYELYLAALRRPALRPVAAEWADDFAERLTRRTDPVTARALVALADGICLQVLLTGAPYDEGYAREVLGRVIPAGRG
- a CDS encoding SigE family RNA polymerase sigma factor; amino-acid sequence: MNAEGLESFRDFVDSRSSALLKTAVLLCGGDQHAGEDLLQNALVKTAGRWQKIDEPEAYVRQVLYRQQVSRWRLKWPRREVSVAEPPEPPGSGEPGADTAAAAELRLVMRQALSRLTARQRTVLVLRYFEDLPEADVARLLGCSVGTVRSTTHRSLDRLRQLAPELAALGPAQAERLESRDYSPVEVRQ
- a CDS encoding WD40 repeat domain-containing protein; its protein translation is MNVDDIVRDALREQAAEQPPAAVGFADRVLAVRRRRRNHRIAAAAVVTVAVVAVGVGVPLLDSGKHDVRPSGGGGVVVEKKTKAHPDQSPPREEISVGGTTLAGYFIPETVKKTAETAVYQRTYHLLNPRTGKYAKTVDWSWVAVAPGGKTAAVLEQDLPASRIGLLDLTTGKVERWLPVERGVGGLAFSRDGRKLVATTYTKNPDLRVKSNGGDGWGQDWTSSRTGFYVLDVASGKGAWSEVKLADDDGELAGTFINSRQDFAITDDGLHVWSGNPMGDIGKEFWDLKGNKVPAPANDKYLEWFVDAGKSPDGSLVAGDFAGEKWKTSSWIVDAATGAKTEVRGQQLLAWVGNKQLIAWDIGRNDKSEFHQRLVLITIGSDKEVPLSGFREGNDGDAGRWEPVFAQP